One window from the genome of Aquabacterium sp. A3 encodes:
- a CDS encoding GNAT family N-acetyltransferase — MTWPPAFQSQTWFELLLQCGLERPPVGVHALHLMTTDGQFQAHLPCMQTHPRGHLRSLSNYYAGWYGPVLATGGDLSVVDWAAAARLAARLPGAWMIEMASMGADDAWVMAWRRGLASAGYVTDTYFSHGNWYLPRAPWRDFDHYWQARPSKLRHTVDRARKRLDRDADWSLEIIRDDADPLALARGIEAFEAVYADSWKSAEPNPAFMPSLMRAAASAACLRLGVLRVGGVAVAAQLWLVDAGKACIYKLAYREDAARWSAGSVLTAALMRHVIEVDQVQEVDYLMGDEPYKRDWMTHRRERIGLVAFRWRDPRGLWACARHHAGRWLRRLKSPATPASG; from the coding sequence GTGACCTGGCCTCCAGCGTTCCAGAGTCAGACTTGGTTCGAGTTGCTCTTGCAGTGCGGGCTTGAGCGGCCACCCGTGGGCGTGCATGCGCTGCACCTGATGACGACGGACGGCCAGTTCCAAGCCCACCTGCCCTGCATGCAAACCCACCCCCGCGGGCACCTGCGCTCCCTGAGCAATTACTACGCAGGCTGGTATGGCCCCGTGCTGGCGACTGGTGGTGATCTGTCGGTGGTGGATTGGGCAGCGGCCGCGCGCTTGGCGGCCCGCTTGCCTGGCGCCTGGATGATCGAGATGGCCTCCATGGGCGCCGACGATGCCTGGGTGATGGCCTGGCGCAGGGGATTGGCGAGCGCGGGTTATGTGACCGACACCTATTTCAGTCATGGCAACTGGTACCTGCCGCGTGCGCCGTGGCGTGACTTTGATCATTACTGGCAGGCCCGCCCATCCAAGTTGCGTCACACGGTGGACCGGGCCCGCAAGCGACTGGACCGTGATGCCGACTGGTCACTGGAGATCATTCGGGATGATGCGGACCCCCTGGCGCTGGCACGGGGCATCGAGGCCTTTGAGGCGGTGTATGCAGACAGCTGGAAATCGGCCGAGCCCAACCCGGCGTTCATGCCGTCGCTGATGCGCGCGGCGGCCAGCGCAGCCTGTTTGCGCCTGGGGGTGTTGCGGGTGGGGGGCGTGGCGGTGGCGGCCCAGCTGTGGCTGGTGGATGCGGGCAAGGCCTGCATCTACAAGCTGGCTTACCGTGAGGATGCGGCCCGGTGGTCGGCCGGTTCGGTATTGACGGCCGCCTTGATGCGGCACGTGATCGAGGTGGACCAGGTTCAAGAGGTGGACTACCTGATGGGCGACGAGCCCTACAAGCGCGACTGGATGACGCACCGGCGTGAGCGCATCGGGCTGGTGGCCTTCCGCTGGCGAGACCCCCGTGGCTTGTGGGCCTGTGCCCGTCACCACGCGGGCCGCTGGCTGCGCCGGCTCAAGTCGCCAGCGACGCCAGCCAGCGGCTGA